A region from the Salminus brasiliensis chromosome 22, fSalBra1.hap2, whole genome shotgun sequence genome encodes:
- the lsm12b gene encoding protein LSM12 homolog A: MAAPGPGEYFSVGSSVSCLTCLGQRLQGEVVAFDYQTKMLTLKCASSSGKPNLSDVVLVNLAYVSDVEIINDRTETPPPLASLNVSKLANRARTEKEDKLSQAYAISAGVSVDGQQLFQTIHKTIKDCKWQEKNIIVMDDVVISPPYQVENCKGKEGSALSHIRKIVEKHFRDVESQKSMQRSQAQQTQKDSSLSS, encoded by the exons ATGGCGGCTCCTGGACCGGGGGAGTACTTCAGCGTGGGCAGCAGCGTCTCCTGCCTCACCTGCCTGGGCCAGCGCCTACAGGGAGAGGTCGTGGCCTTCGACTACCAGACCAAGATGTTAACTCTGA AATGCGCTTCCTCCAGCGGCAAGCCCAACCTCAGCGACGTCGTCCTGGTTAACTTAGCCTACGTTTCAGATGTGGAAATCATTAATGACCGCACTGAGACACCACCTCCTCTAGCATCTTTGAATGTGAGCAAG CTTGCCAATCGGGCGAGGACGGAAAAGGAGGACAAGTTATCCCAAGCCTATGCAATCAGCGCTGGGGTTTCAGTCGATGGCCAGCAACTATTCCAGACTATACATAAAAC catcaaagactgtaaatggcAGGAGAAGAACATTATTGTGATGGATGACGTCGTAATCTCGCCGCCGTATCAGGTGGAGAACTGCAAAGGCAAAGAGGGAAGCGCTTTAAGTCATATACGCAAAATC GTCGAGAAACATTTTAGAGATGTGGAGTCTCAGAAGTCGATGCAGCGTTCACAAGCACAGCAAACACAGAAGGACTCGTCGTTATCTTCCTGA